AAAACCCGACAATCGCGGCGCGTCCGGGCATCCGGCTTATCTTTTTGGAACCCGCATAGGTAAGGGTCGACATACGTTCGCGGCGGACGAATTCAGCCTCGGGGACCAGTGTCGCGATGGCGTGGCGCATGGTTTGCGCGCCCAGAAACAGGGTTTCATGCAGGCCACGTGCATTCAGCAACCGGTCGGTAAACACATGGCCCCGTTCCAGATCACCACAAAGCTGGATTTCGTCCACCGCCAGAAAATCACAGCCCATGCCCTCGGGCATCGCCTCGACGGTGCAGACCCAATAGGCGGCGCGGGGCGGCACGATACGTTCCTCGCCCGTGACCAGCGCGACAACGGACGGGCCGCGCAGGGCGACAATGCGGTCATAAACCTCGCGCGCAAGAAGGCGCAGCGGCAGACCGATAACGCCGGTGCGATGGGCCAGCATGCGTTCGATTGCATAATGGGTCTTGCCGGTATTCGTCGGGCCAAGAACGGCCGCAATTCGGGCGGGGTTAAGCATACGCGCACTGAACAGACGCGTTACAGCGCCTGCCCCTCGTATTTCAGGGCCAGCCGGTCAATCGCCATCCCGACATCGGGCGACATCGGATGGATCGCCTGCACCTGACGGTAGACCTCAAGCGCCTCATCCTCGCGCCCAAGTTCCTCGAGCATATAGCCAAAGCCCAGCAGCGCCCCGAAATGGCGCGGGTTCAACACCAGCGCCTGACGCAGATCATCAATCGCGGGGCCAATCATCCCAAGGGTGTAATAGGCATTGGCGCGGGCGTTATACCCTTCGGCAAAATCCGGCGCATGATCGATCAGGGCGGTCAGATGCTCGAGGGCGACATCGGCTTCACCCGCCTCAAGCGCGTCTTGCCCGCGTTGCAACAGCAAATCCATCGCTGGCGATCCGCTCTTGCTCCACTCCTCGAAAATGCGGTCCTCGATCCACTGGAATGTTGCCTCATCCGCCTGTTTCAACTGCTCCAGCAGTTCCTCAAGGCGCGCCTCGTCAGCCGTCGCAGGTAAGGAAACCCCGACTACAAAAGCGAATGCCGTAACGATACATTTGAAGCTCTGTCTCATCATCCCCATAGTGTAACGCACACAGCGCCCGATACCAGAGGCGTTCGGGCAAACTGACAAAGGATGACGGAAATATGAGCGACGTTGTGACCAAGGCCGTAGCGGCATTGAACGAAAAAATGGGCGGCGCGGGCTTTGACGGCACCGCGAAATTCGACATCGAAGACGAGGGCAGCATCATCATCGACAATGGCGGCGCGCGCGCGGGCG
This portion of the Octadecabacter sp. SW4 genome encodes:
- a CDS encoding tetratricopeptide repeat protein: MMRQSFKCIVTAFAFVVGVSLPATADEARLEELLEQLKQADEATFQWIEDRIFEEWSKSGSPAMDLLLQRGQDALEAGEADVALEHLTALIDHAPDFAEGYNARANAYYTLGMIGPAIDDLRQALVLNPRHFGALLGFGYMLEELGREDEALEVYRQVQAIHPMSPDVGMAIDRLALKYEGQAL